Genomic window (Syntrophorhabdaceae bacterium):
CATGGACATATATACCTCGGTCATGGGGGCTGCCAATCCCTCAGCGCCTAAATCTTTAAGCGCATCCATCAGCTCTCCCACGCATTTGATCCGCATGCCTTTCAGATCGTCCAGCTTTCTCACGGCCTTCTTGTTGGTGAGAAGCTGATAGTCGGTGCCGGAGGTCCACGCCATGACTTTGAGCCCCGCATACTCTTTCTCAATTTCGGGGAACTTTGCGATGACCTCCATGACAACACGTCTGCCGATGTCCTGATTCGCCCCGTGGGAAAAGGTGTACATGGCCTTGGTGATCTCATAGCCGGCCTTCTCGTACGACGGCGCAATCCACCCAACGTCGGCAACCCCGGTCCTGATCTCATCGGAACCATTCCTGATGTCCACGAGCGATCCACTCCAGTAAGGTTTAAACTTGACACGACCGTTCGTATCCTTTTCAATCTTCGTCATCCAGATCTTGTCGGCCACGCTCATCGTATGGTCAGGGCCAAAAGGCGAGGCATACGAGAGCTCGATCACGTCTGCGGCAGTCACCGGGGCACGGCTTATCAGAACGAGCGCCATGACCATCATCACTACTACAATAGTCCTAATCCCTTTTGCTCCTATTCTCATTTTTGCTCCTCCTCGGATTTGATTTTTTGGTTCTCTTGCCTGGCAACATCCGGATAAATTCGTGCCTAACATTAAGGACAGTCTCTTTGCCATTTCATCCTGCTCGCTTTTCACTTCTATTCTCACATGCCATCACGATCTGCGTCCCGGTTTGTCATCATTAATCACATCAACCATCACGCCCAAAGCCGCTGTCAAAAAACAACGGGAGTTTATGGGCGGAGAACTGCCTTTAGTGTCTTACCTTTTTCTGAGTCTTCAGCCGCCTGATTAATCTGATCGAGGTTATAGAACGTGATCATCCGATCGAAAGGGAAACGGCTTTGCGTGTACAGATCGATGAGCGTGGGGATGAAAACATCAGGGATCGAATCCCCTTCCACGATCCCCCTGACGGCGCGCCCGTTGAGAATGTTCTGACAGTCGAGACTCACCCTGCTGCCGAAGGGCGCCACCCCGATCAATCCGCACACACCCGTGAGGGTCAGACAATCGAGTGCCTGGGAAAGCACATCGGGAATTCCGGTACACTCGAGTGAGTACTTGGCGCCGCCCCCGGTTATGGTTCTTATCTCTTCCACGGGATCTCCATTCCTCGGATCGATAATATGCGTGGCGCCGAATTCTCTGGCCAGGGCTAGGCGGGTCATGTTGAAATCAACGGCAACAATCGTAGTACAGCCCACCACAACTGCCGCGAGCACCGCGCTTAATCCCACTGATCCCATGCCGAAGATGGCGATTGACGAGCCGGCTTCGGCCTTCAGGGAATTCATCACGCCGCCCGCGCCGGTCTGGACGCCGCAGCCAAGGGGTCCCAGTTTGTCGAGCGACACGTCCTGCTTCACTTTCACGACGTTTCGCTCCAAAGCAATGGCGTGGCTCGCAAAGGAGGATTGCCCGAAGAAGGCGCCATGGATAGGTTTGCCTTTCTTCTTCATGGTAGCCGATCCGTCGAGCCTGCTCCCCATGAAATTTGAAGGAAAGAAGTTGAGACAGTAAGTAGGAAGACCCTTAAGGCATGAAGAACAACATCCGCAGGAGAGATAACTCAGCACCACATGATCACCGGCTTTGACTTTCTGAACACGCGACCCTATCTTCTCGACAACCCCCGAACCCTCATGCCCGAGCACTGCTGGTAACGGAAACGGCAGATACTGGTCGCGAGCTACAAGGTCAGTGTGGCAGAGGCCTGAACCCGTGATTCTGACCAGCACTTCATTCTCTCTCGGATCATCAAGCTCCACATCCTCAATCACAAAGGGGCCAGACTTTTCACGTACCACGGCAGCTTTGATTTTCATTTAGTCCTCCTTGCCCTTGACCCTGTCAAAAGGGGAGCATTCTGCCTTTCTTCTGTATAGTAACCCACTTCAGCTCAGTCAGCTCTTCAATGGAGTATTGACCGCCTTCACGTCCCTGACCGCTCGACTTGCACCCGCCAAAGGGAGTGCACGCATCGGCATCGATCGAACCATCATTCACATGCACCATGCCCGCTTCCAGACCTTCAGCAAGAAAAATGGCCTTTTCGAGGTCTTTGGTTATGACCCCGGCGGAAAGCCCGTAGGTTGTATCGTTCGCAACCTCCAATGCCTGCTTTTCATCGTTAACAGGGATAACGGATGTGACCGGGCCAAACGTCTCTTCGTAATAGATTTGCATCTCACGGGTTATGGCCGAAAGCACGGTCGGCTTATAGAGCCTGCCTTCATGGGTACCTCCGGTGAGAAGTTTCGCGCCCTTTGCAACGGCATCCTGGACGTGAGCATGGATCTTTTGAACCTGGTTATCGCTGATCACCGGGCCGATGAACGTTGTAGGTAAAGAGGGATCGCCTACAGGCAGATGAGAGGCGAGATCAGCGAGTCTCTTGGAGAACTCCTCCGCAATAGGTTTCTCCACAATAACACGGTCCACGGACATGCATATCTCGCCCTGATGCAGAAAAGCACTGAAGGCGGCTGATTTAACGGCATATTCCATGTCCGCGTCGGCGAGGATAATAAGGGGGTTCTTCCCACCAAGCTCAAGCGTGTATTCCTTGAGTTTCGCGGCCGCTCTTTGCGCCACATGCCGTCCGGTCACCGTCTCACCGGTGATAGTCACAAACGAACAACGATCGTCGTCGATTAAGGCATCGCCCAGGATGCTACCTGGTCCGGTTATCACGTTCAGTACCCCTGCAGGAAGACCGGCTTTCTCGAAAAGTTCACCGATCTTGAGCCCGATGACCGGCGTTTCGCTGGCCGGTTTCAACACCACCGTGTTGCCGGTCGCGATCGAATAGGCCACCTTGTACATGGAAAGGATCAGCGGAAAATTCCACGGGGAAATTGCCACCACCGTGCCTCTTGGTCTGCGGATCGTCATGGATAATTTGCCGGGATCGTTATGAAACGTTTCCCCGAGGATTCTTTTGCTGTCGGCCGCGGCAGTCTCAAGGAGATCGACCGTTTGCGATATCTCGAACATAGCCTTGCCGAAGGCGCTGCCACCCTCCTGGATTAGCACGTCGGCAAACCCCTGCCTGTCGGCCTCGAGCATCTGTGCGGCTTTATAGAGAACCTGAGAGCGTACGAGCGGGGGTGTGGAAGCCCACTCTCTTCTTGCCGCATATGCGGCAGCCATAACACGGCGAGTATCCTCCACGTTCCCCTTTGCCACCCGCGCATATAATGCGCCCGTGTAGGGATTCAGGTCATCGAAGGTCGCCCCGGAAACAGAATCGACCCATTTGCCACCGATAAACATTTGATGATTTTCCATATTGATTCCCTCCGTTCCTGACTTTAGTCATGGACAGTTGCGATAAAGCGCTACCCTGAGCACAGGTAGCCCAACCATTGATTCCTGTCTCTTATTAGCGTTCACTCCTATGCCTCTATCTGCAGCGCCAACCGCTGGAAGACTCCTTTATTGATATTTCTAGCTCACAAATGGGGTTCCAATTAACTGTAGAACTCTTTGCTCATTATCTCAAAAAAACCAAGAGCTTACTTCATCCTCTAACCTACTTACTGTATTGCTGAATCAGCCGCTGTGCCTCATTATGTATCTTGGTGCCCGGTAGCCCCTTGGCGTCTAGCCCCTGCGCTTCCTTTTCGGCTATCACTTTCATCGGCGCGTAGAACTTGGCCATCTCTTCTTTTGAGATGGGTATGAATTCGACCCCGAGTTTTTTTCCTTCTTCCATGGCGTGCTGATTATGCCGATTGAATTC
Coding sequences:
- the dctP gene encoding TRAP transporter substrate-binding protein DctP, which encodes MRIGAKGIRTIVVVMMVMALVLISRAPVTAADVIELSYASPFGPDHTMSVADKIWMTKIEKDTNGRVKFKPYWSGSLVDIRNGSDEIRTGVADVGWIAPSYEKAGYEITKAMYTFSHGANQDIGRRVVMEVIAKFPEIEKEYAGLKVMAWTSGTDYQLLTNKKAVRKLDDLKGMRIKCVGELMDALKDLGAEGLAAPMTEVYMSMQKGVLDGAFVPPETLKSMSFAEVGKYYTIFDYYYTHTGTRAMSLKTWNKLPPDIQKIFENNIDWYGREQDKTLMDAHKVGYDYAKNFKIEIITLPKADLDKFYNAIVNTAVKQAKLLDAKGMPGTKIYTEMQRLIKLYKK
- a CDS encoding NAD(P)-dependent alcohol dehydrogenase, which produces MKIKAAVVREKSGPFVIEDVELDDPRENEVLVRITGSGLCHTDLVARDQYLPFPLPAVLGHEGSGVVEKIGSRVQKVKAGDHVVLSYLSCGCCSSCLKGLPTYCLNFFPSNFMGSRLDGSATMKKKGKPIHGAFFGQSSFASHAIALERNVVKVKQDVSLDKLGPLGCGVQTGAGGVMNSLKAEAGSSIAIFGMGSVGLSAVLAAVVVGCTTIVAVDFNMTRLALAREFGATHIIDPRNGDPVEEIRTITGGGAKYSLECTGIPDVLSQALDCLTLTGVCGLIGVAPFGSRVSLDCQNILNGRAVRGIVEGDSIPDVFIPTLIDLYTQSRFPFDRMITFYNLDQINQAAEDSEKGKTLKAVLRP
- a CDS encoding aldehyde dehydrogenase family protein; its protein translation is MENHQMFIGGKWVDSVSGATFDDLNPYTGALYARVAKGNVEDTRRVMAAAYAARREWASTPPLVRSQVLYKAAQMLEADRQGFADVLIQEGGSAFGKAMFEISQTVDLLETAAADSKRILGETFHNDPGKLSMTIRRPRGTVVAISPWNFPLILSMYKVAYSIATGNTVVLKPASETPVIGLKIGELFEKAGLPAGVLNVITGPGSILGDALIDDDRCSFVTITGETVTGRHVAQRAAAKLKEYTLELGGKNPLIILADADMEYAVKSAAFSAFLHQGEICMSVDRVIVEKPIAEEFSKRLADLASHLPVGDPSLPTTFIGPVISDNQVQKIHAHVQDAVAKGAKLLTGGTHEGRLYKPTVLSAITREMQIYYEETFGPVTSVIPVNDEKQALEVANDTTYGLSAGVITKDLEKAIFLAEGLEAGMVHVNDGSIDADACTPFGGCKSSGQGREGGQYSIEELTELKWVTIQKKGRMLPF